The proteins below are encoded in one region of Paeniglutamicibacter cryotolerans:
- a CDS encoding DUF1801 domain-containing protein: protein MDQGLVLLEEIRALPTPLEESIKWRNPYFDYNGAVVKWYVAKAWLNVYFYKGYLLEDSEGLFEQTDDLRIRTVKITQARPLDRVSFAALLDAAVQLNTPGG, encoded by the coding sequence GTGGATCAAGGCTTAGTGCTGCTGGAGGAAATTCGTGCGCTACCGACTCCGCTGGAAGAGAGCATCAAATGGCGCAACCCCTACTTCGACTACAACGGCGCAGTCGTGAAGTGGTACGTAGCTAAGGCGTGGCTCAACGTCTACTTCTACAAGGGCTATCTGCTCGAGGACTCGGAAGGCTTGTTCGAGCAAACCGACGACCTCCGGATCAGGACGGTCAAGATTACCCAGGCCCGGCCGTTGGACCGGGTTTCCTTTGCTGCGCTTCTGGATGCCGCGGTCCAGCTCAACACACCGGGCGGGTAG
- a CDS encoding RDD family protein, translating to MSRYPWRRLVACLVDWLLVLGWVATTAAVGIPLFLSGVTRGLSVVALNLVATLVLVAPVTVGLAVLESGVREATIGKRARQLIVVNVTTGQRISMKRALLRNALKIALPWTIGHAAVYGIVRTSMTGSVPPAIWVVTAIAYVLPIAYVVSLFIGSGRTPYDRISGTSVVIHTPV from the coding sequence GTGAGTCGATACCCCTGGAGACGTTTGGTGGCTTGTCTTGTTGACTGGCTGCTGGTCCTGGGATGGGTGGCTACTACTGCCGCAGTGGGGATTCCCTTGTTTCTCAGCGGCGTGACAAGAGGATTGTCGGTCGTAGCACTGAATCTCGTCGCAACACTTGTGTTGGTGGCCCCGGTGACCGTTGGCCTGGCTGTGCTCGAATCAGGCGTTCGGGAAGCAACTATTGGCAAGCGCGCTCGTCAGCTGATTGTCGTCAACGTCACAACGGGCCAGCGCATATCCATGAAACGCGCACTCCTTCGCAACGCCTTGAAGATAGCCTTGCCATGGACGATTGGCCATGCAGCCGTGTATGGGATCGTCCGCACGAGCATGACAGGCTCTGTTCCGCCCGCTATCTGGGTTGTGACTGCAATTGCCTACGTTCTACCAATCGCATACGTGGTCTCTCTGTTCATCGGCTCAGGACGGACACCCTACGATCGAATTTCCGGCACGTCTGTTGTCATCCACACCCCCGTCTAA
- a CDS encoding VOC family protein: MHVIRVTIDLTVPDIKEARAFYADYLGLDGEDLGLDWVTRFIVPGSGEHIQLVSRDATASENPLLTFKVDDVDDAYAEARRRGYEVVHPLTTEPWGIRRFFVRAPDGTVLNIAQHRDH, encoded by the coding sequence ATGCACGTCATCCGCGTGACGATTGACCTCACGGTACCCGACATAAAGGAGGCGAGGGCCTTCTACGCGGACTACCTCGGGCTCGACGGGGAGGACTTGGGCCTCGACTGGGTCACCCGCTTTATCGTGCCCGGCTCCGGGGAGCACATCCAGCTCGTATCCCGAGATGCGACGGCGTCCGAGAATCCACTGCTCACCTTCAAAGTCGATGATGTCGACGACGCCTACGCTGAGGCCCGTCGACGCGGCTACGAGGTTGTTCATCCCCTGACCACAGAGCCGTGGGGCATTCGCCGGTTCTTCGTCCGCGCACCCGACGGGACGGTGCTAAACATCGCCCAGCACCGCGACCACTAA
- a CDS encoding PIG-L deacetylase family protein: protein MLPYLNDSEIQRVLCVVAHPDDMEYGASAAVAEWRSRGIEVGYLLLTSGEAGIRGMDPRTVGPLRAEEQRRACEIVGVSDLTILDLPDGLLEADLEVRAHITHQIRRFKPDAVLTMTWELEVPWGLNHADHRAAGLGVIDAIRDADNPWLFRPDEAESDPGAWAVSWLLVTGTENTHAIPVSEKSLEMGIASLNAHEVYLSALPDHVSARELLTGLLTNTGREAGVEYALGVRVLPMG, encoded by the coding sequence GTGCTTCCGTACCTGAACGATTCAGAAATTCAACGTGTTCTATGCGTGGTGGCCCATCCTGACGATATGGAATATGGGGCGTCGGCTGCCGTAGCCGAATGGCGCTCACGCGGGATCGAGGTGGGATACCTTCTCCTGACGTCGGGAGAGGCAGGCATCCGCGGAATGGATCCGCGCACGGTGGGCCCCCTGCGCGCTGAAGAACAACGCCGGGCCTGTGAAATCGTCGGGGTTTCGGATCTCACCATCTTGGATTTGCCCGATGGCCTGTTGGAAGCAGACCTTGAAGTAAGGGCTCATATAACCCACCAGATCCGCAGGTTCAAACCGGATGCCGTATTGACCATGACGTGGGAGTTGGAGGTGCCGTGGGGGCTCAACCATGCTGATCACAGGGCAGCGGGACTTGGCGTGATTGATGCGATCCGAGATGCCGATAATCCGTGGCTGTTCCGCCCTGACGAGGCGGAAAGCGATCCGGGGGCCTGGGCGGTTTCATGGCTGTTGGTCACCGGGACGGAAAACACCCACGCCATTCCCGTGAGCGAGAAGTCCTTGGAAATGGGCATCGCCTCACTCAATGCGCACGAGGTCTATCTTTCGGCTTTGCCCGATCATGTATCGGCACGGGAACTGCTCACCGGTCTGCTGACAAATACAGGTCGAGAGGCCGGAGTCGAGTACGCGCTGGGTGTGCGCGTCCTGCCGATGGGGTGA
- the allB gene encoding allantoinase AllB, with product MSNTTETSAGQQSAQGQDAETRIVYDLVISGARVLTGAGIVGREVGISNGRVIAIEPLGNGLQGREYVELAPDEVMIPGLVDTHVHVNEPGRTEWEGFASATRAAAAGGVTTIVDMPLNSIPPTVDVAALALKRAAAETQAFVDVGFWGGAIPGNQKDLRELHDEGVFGFKCFLLHSGVDEFPYLEPDEMEADMAELRQFDSVMLVHAEDSRAIDRAPNAEGDQYGRFLASRPRGAENVAIAEVIERARWTGARAHILHLSSSDALAMIASAKRDGVKLSVETCPHYLTLLAEEIPNGATAYKCCPPIREASNRELLWKGLADGVIDCIVSDHSPSTLDLKDLENGDFGVAWGGVASLQLGLSLIWTEAKRRGIALEQVLSWMAHKPAELARLSHKGHIALGYDADFSVFAPEESYVVDVDALHHRNPISPYQGKALAGKVRRTFVRGAEVDFQTPHGQLLRRGQA from the coding sequence ATGAGCAATACAACGGAAACCAGCGCGGGGCAGCAGTCGGCGCAGGGCCAGGACGCCGAAACGCGGATCGTCTACGACCTGGTTATCAGCGGTGCGCGAGTGCTCACCGGCGCCGGGATCGTCGGGCGCGAGGTAGGCATCAGCAATGGCCGGGTCATCGCCATCGAACCCCTAGGAAACGGACTGCAGGGACGCGAATACGTCGAACTTGCCCCGGATGAGGTCATGATTCCGGGCCTGGTGGACACTCACGTACACGTCAACGAGCCCGGACGGACCGAATGGGAGGGTTTCGCCTCGGCGACCCGGGCCGCCGCCGCTGGAGGGGTGACCACCATCGTGGACATGCCGCTGAATTCGATCCCGCCGACGGTCGACGTCGCGGCGCTTGCGTTGAAGCGCGCCGCCGCCGAAACCCAGGCCTTTGTCGATGTCGGTTTCTGGGGCGGAGCGATCCCGGGGAACCAGAAGGACCTCCGCGAGCTGCACGACGAGGGGGTGTTCGGTTTCAAGTGCTTCCTGTTGCACTCGGGTGTCGATGAATTCCCCTACCTGGAGCCGGACGAGATGGAAGCGGACATGGCCGAACTACGCCAATTCGATTCAGTGATGCTGGTCCATGCCGAGGATTCGCGGGCCATCGACCGGGCACCGAACGCGGAGGGCGACCAGTACGGAAGATTCCTGGCCTCCCGTCCCCGTGGGGCCGAAAACGTGGCCATTGCCGAGGTCATCGAACGTGCCCGCTGGACCGGTGCTCGGGCGCACATCCTGCATCTGTCCTCCTCCGACGCGTTGGCGATGATCGCCAGTGCCAAGCGAGACGGGGTGAAGTTGAGCGTGGAAACCTGCCCGCACTACCTCACCCTGCTGGCGGAGGAGATCCCGAACGGGGCCACCGCATACAAATGCTGCCCGCCGATCCGCGAGGCCTCCAACCGCGAACTGCTGTGGAAGGGTCTCGCCGATGGAGTCATCGACTGCATCGTCTCGGACCATTCGCCCTCCACACTGGATCTGAAGGACCTGGAAAACGGCGATTTCGGCGTGGCCTGGGGCGGGGTAGCCTCGCTTCAGCTGGGCCTCTCGCTGATCTGGACGGAGGCCAAGCGCCGCGGCATCGCCTTGGAGCAAGTGCTCTCCTGGATGGCGCACAAGCCGGCCGAACTGGCGCGGCTCTCCCACAAGGGGCACATTGCGCTGGGCTACGACGCAGACTTCTCGGTCTTCGCGCCGGAAGAAAGCTACGTGGTCGATGTCGATGCGCTACACCACCGCAACCCGATTTCGCCCTACCAGGGCAAGGCGCTGGCAGGGAAGGTGCGCCGGACGTTCGTGCGTGGAGCGGAAGTGGATTTCCAGACCCCGCATGGACAGTTGCTGCGCCGGGGCCAGGCCTAG
- a CDS encoding glycerate kinase, with product MLIVIAPDKFKGSLTGAEVARALREGIERVLPDARTVLIPVADGGEGTLAAALEAGHRESRHTVTGPTGRDLEAAIAIDGASAVIELAAASGLDLLPGGALDALGSTSLGAGQLIAAALDTGARRIVLGVGGSACTDGGAGLLRGLGARLLDLAGNPVPQGGGGLGLIHEVDLAGMDPRLELTEFVLAADVDNPLLGTNGAAAVFGPQKGAGPAEVTTLESGLEHWVSVLDVALGEGRARAAAVLPGAGAAGGAGFAALAVLGAERRRGIDVVLELTGLHAALAGAAAVITGEGSLDLQSLAGKAPVGVASVATAAGIPAHAVCGRSLLDEDQTRGAGFGQVVSLTSLEPDPVVCMADAARLVAEAGAVIARGLLEGEMMVTTNQGGISA from the coding sequence ATGTTGATCGTAATCGCCCCGGACAAGTTCAAGGGTTCACTCACCGGGGCCGAAGTGGCCCGGGCCTTGCGCGAGGGCATCGAGCGTGTGCTTCCAGATGCCCGTACCGTGCTCATCCCGGTTGCAGATGGCGGCGAAGGCACCTTGGCGGCGGCGCTCGAGGCCGGCCACAGGGAATCCAGGCATACGGTGACAGGGCCCACCGGCCGTGACCTTGAAGCGGCGATCGCGATCGACGGCGCCAGCGCCGTCATCGAACTGGCGGCCGCCTCCGGGCTGGATCTCTTGCCCGGTGGCGCGCTCGATGCGCTGGGCTCCACCAGCCTGGGCGCCGGGCAGCTGATTGCCGCTGCCCTAGACACCGGGGCCCGGCGCATCGTGCTCGGCGTGGGGGGAAGTGCCTGCACCGATGGCGGGGCCGGCCTCCTGCGGGGGTTGGGGGCGCGCCTGCTGGACCTCGCCGGGAACCCGGTACCCCAGGGCGGCGGCGGGTTGGGGCTGATCCACGAGGTTGATCTCGCCGGGATGGACCCCCGCCTGGAACTGACCGAATTCGTGCTGGCCGCCGACGTGGACAATCCGTTGCTGGGTACGAACGGGGCAGCTGCGGTATTCGGGCCGCAAAAGGGTGCCGGGCCCGCCGAAGTGACCACCCTGGAATCAGGACTTGAGCATTGGGTGTCCGTCCTGGATGTTGCTTTGGGGGAGGGCCGGGCGCGGGCGGCCGCGGTTCTGCCCGGTGCCGGTGCAGCCGGTGGGGCCGGGTTCGCCGCGCTGGCTGTGCTCGGGGCAGAACGCCGCCGCGGCATCGACGTGGTCCTTGAGTTGACCGGGCTGCATGCAGCATTGGCCGGGGCCGCCGCCGTCATTACCGGCGAGGGAAGCCTCGACCTGCAAAGCCTCGCCGGCAAGGCGCCGGTCGGGGTCGCCAGCGTGGCTACCGCCGCGGGAATCCCCGCACATGCGGTATGCGGGCGCAGCCTGCTCGACGAGGACCAGACCCGCGGGGCTGGCTTCGGCCAGGTGGTATCCCTGACTTCGCTGGAACCGGATCCCGTGGTGTGCATGGCGGATGCTGCACGGCTCGTGGCCGAGGCCGGAGCCGTGATTGCCCGCGGGCTGCTGGAAGGAGAGATGATGGTCACAACGAATCAAGGAGGAATCAGCGCATGA
- the gcl gene encoding glyoxylate carboligase, with protein sequence MTQMRTVDAAVLILEKEGATEAFGLPGAAINPFYSAMRAHGGIRHTLARHVEGASHMADGYSRSAAGNIGLCLGTSGPAGTDMITGLYAAFADSIPILCITGQAPVAKLHKEDFQAVDIESIAKPLTKMAVTVMEPGQVPGTFQKAFQLMRSGRPGPVLIDLPIDVQQAVIEFDIEAYEPLAVEKPRATRRQAEKILDLLSASEHPVIVAGGGIINADASAQLVELAELLNVPVIPTLMGWGTIPDDHRLMAGMVGLQTHHRYGNANFLDSDFVLGLGNRWANRHTGGLDTYTAGRTFVHVDIEPTQIGRVFSPHFGVVSDAKAALEILIEVAAERQAAGSLKDYSGWADVTTARKGEGHRKTNFDNIPIKPQRVYQEMNAAFGPDTTYVSTIGLSQIAGAQMLHVYGPRRWINAGQAGPLGWTGPAALGVVRGKPGETVVALSGDYDFQFMLEELAVGAQFKLPYIHVVVNNSYLGLIRQAQRGFEMDYHVQLGFENINSPETNGYGVDHVKVAEGLGCKAVRVEDPADLAAGFARAGALAAEHQVPVVVEVILERVTNISMGTELDNINEFEDLALVAADAPTAITPLTVATVNA encoded by the coding sequence CACGGCGGGATCCGCCACACCCTGGCCCGACACGTCGAGGGCGCCTCGCATATGGCCGACGGCTACTCGCGTTCCGCTGCCGGGAACATCGGGCTCTGCCTGGGCACCTCGGGTCCGGCCGGCACCGACATGATCACCGGGCTCTACGCGGCGTTCGCCGACTCCATCCCGATCCTGTGCATCACCGGTCAGGCCCCGGTGGCGAAGCTGCACAAGGAAGATTTCCAGGCCGTGGACATCGAATCGATTGCCAAACCGCTGACCAAGATGGCCGTGACTGTCATGGAACCGGGTCAGGTTCCGGGCACCTTCCAGAAGGCGTTCCAGCTCATGCGCTCGGGCCGCCCGGGCCCCGTGCTGATCGACCTGCCCATCGACGTGCAACAGGCAGTCATCGAGTTCGACATCGAAGCCTACGAGCCGCTGGCCGTCGAGAAGCCGAGGGCCACCCGCCGCCAGGCCGAGAAGATCCTGGACCTGCTGAGCGCCAGCGAACACCCGGTCATTGTCGCCGGTGGTGGCATCATCAATGCCGATGCCTCCGCACAGCTGGTCGAGCTGGCCGAACTGCTCAACGTGCCGGTGATCCCGACGCTGATGGGCTGGGGGACGATCCCGGACGACCACCGGCTGATGGCCGGCATGGTCGGGCTGCAGACCCACCACCGCTACGGCAACGCGAACTTCCTGGACTCGGACTTCGTCCTGGGCCTGGGCAACCGCTGGGCAAACCGCCACACCGGTGGGCTTGACACCTACACCGCCGGACGCACGTTCGTGCACGTGGACATCGAACCGACCCAGATCGGTCGGGTTTTCTCCCCGCACTTCGGCGTCGTCTCCGATGCGAAGGCCGCGCTGGAGATCCTGATCGAGGTCGCGGCCGAACGCCAGGCGGCCGGTTCCCTGAAGGACTACTCCGGTTGGGCCGACGTCACCACCGCCCGCAAGGGGGAGGGCCACCGCAAGACCAACTTCGATAACATTCCGATCAAGCCGCAGCGCGTGTACCAGGAAATGAATGCGGCCTTCGGCCCGGATACCACCTATGTCTCCACCATTGGGCTGTCCCAGATCGCCGGCGCGCAGATGCTGCACGTCTACGGTCCGCGCCGTTGGATCAATGCCGGACAGGCCGGCCCGCTGGGCTGGACTGGTCCCGCAGCTCTGGGCGTGGTGCGCGGCAAGCCCGGGGAAACAGTCGTTGCGCTCTCCGGCGACTACGATTTCCAGTTCATGCTCGAGGAACTGGCCGTTGGTGCGCAGTTCAAACTGCCCTACATCCATGTCGTCGTCAACAACTCCTACCTGGGCCTGATTCGCCAGGCCCAGCGCGGCTTCGAGATGGACTACCATGTCCAGCTCGGCTTCGAAAACATCAACTCCCCGGAAACCAACGGCTACGGAGTGGACCACGTCAAGGTCGCCGAGGGCCTGGGCTGCAAGGCCGTGCGGGTCGAGGACCCGGCCGATCTGGCCGCCGGCTTCGCCCGCGCCGGAGCACTGGCGGCGGAGCACCAGGTGCCGGTCGTGGTCGAGGTCATCCTGGAACGAGTGACCAATATTTCCATGGGCACCGAGCTGGATAACATCAATGAGTTCGAGGACCTTGCCCTGGTGGCCGCGGACGCCCCGACCGCCATCACGCCGCTGACCGTGGCCACCGTGAACGCCTAG